GGTATTTATGTGTATTTAATTAAAGATCAGTGTTTGCAATGTTCCCCAACAATTTTTTAGGCAAATGATAGATCAAAATATGTTcgtattaatataaaaaatctaCATTTTCAAAGAAAATAaccaaatataaataattataatgaaaattaatatttacaaaatatttatttaataactCGTTCTTTAGATGTATAGTTCTATTGGTAAATCcttcatataaaaaaagttacCAGTTGTATATTTAGCAatataaatcaaataaattatatgtaatatacATTTGAAAGAGGagaaaacatataataaacaaattatatactaCATTATAAATTCGCTTAGTCgaaaatatacaattaggtacaaattattacatttattatatatataattacaGCATCTTAAgtgcattttttataggcgtatatgatttaatttaaaataattgaagtgtattaatatatatatttttagtgtaatccataaaaatgtataaaaaacatagaTTAAAAGttgatttaaataatggaaaaaataatagttatatattaaaaaaaaattaaaatttggTAGCTAAttctaaattattaaatataatttttgaaaagaaatatatagcTAGCTAcacattaattttttttaattttaaaatttaatattattaatttttgtaaGTATAGACcccaattttttttttaatatataattattgtaTACAACGTTTTTAGAACAAAATTCAGTAACAACATATGCATGCTTAgtaatgttttttatactaTATATCTGCACAtaagtaaataaattaaatataaatatatatttaataatgatcatcattgttattttatttttataattaccAATATAATGATTATTTGGTCGACATATCTTGTaacacaaaatataaatataagcCAAATATAATTGCATCACATATAGAtctatacataaaaaattccaagattatattttggaaaaaaaacaaatttaatattttaattatctTTATGAATAActaaattatattcatttattatggtcatttatacattttccTCGATATTTCCCTTtctttattaaattattttatttatgtatatatacatagaAATTTGATGAACCAAATCCatagttttatattttattaatagtgaaacttatataaattattaagaacatgaaaaaaacaataacttatttttcttttgcACTGGTAATTCAGTATTTTCTTACCACGTGCAGCCATGAAAAGGTtactaaataaataaatatatatatatatatataaatgtatgataaaatatgcgcgaaaattaatattatccAATACATTTGTAAAATTGTTTGAATCATAGTAAAAGTATTAAAtgtgataaaataaaaaaacaacaaactgaatattattattatatttcatttttatattatatttttttctttatagAAAACcgtaaatttattaaaaagaaCATATGCATCTTTCCAATCTTCccctttaaaaaataatagtggCAATAGAATTTTATATGAACTTAAAGAATCTTTATATAACATTGAAAATGGAAAGCTATTGGATGATCTTGCATCAAAAGACAATGAAATCTTCTGGGgaaaaaatcatatattacCTGAAAATTCTAGAAGTGGCAGTATTAATTCACAACAggaaaacaattttttggAAATAGGGACACcagaaacaaaaaaaaacaatcaaagtgaaaataaaagtcCAAATGGAAATTACAAAGATTATTTTGACAAACATCCGATTAATGAATGCAAggaaaaagataaaaatgaaattcaTGCTTGGATTTGTGATgatgaaaaacaaaattgcGTACCAAGTCGAAGAATCAATTTATGTACTAGTAGATTGGAGATTATTCCAGACAAAATAGATATAAAGGATAATGAAATGAAAGAATTATTAATGGattattttaaacaatttatatataaagatgCAGCACGTGAAGGAGAAttgttattaaataaatataatgaaaaaaacaataatgaATATTGTAATGATATGATTAATAGTTTTGGagattataaaaatattgttgaAGGGACAGGCTTAAATAATGTAGCAAATTCAAATTTGTTAGAATTAAAAATCCAAAACATATTTGGAGCCAATGATAATGGTAAAAGGGATAGAAGAAATTGGTGGAAGCGTCATGAACATATTATATGGAAGGCTATGGTATTAGgaacaaattttaatgaaaactcaaattataataatatttgtattaattataaattagaAGATTATCATTCACAAATTGAAAGATGGACTAGAGAATGGATTCAAGAATTCGGTGTACAATACTTTAAAGAGgcaattaaaataaataataaatgtacTAAGAAAAGTATTATATCCACAGAAAGTATATGCATTAATAATGCTTGTAAAGATGAGTGTAATACATACGAGACATGGATAAGTGTAAATAAATCTAAATGGGATGCATTATTACAAAGATTTTCggaatttaataaaaattattttagtGAAGAAACTTGTAGAGACAAAGCATACAATTCTTTAATGATAGAATTTAAAGAAGCATACGAAGTTAACTTTGAAAATGTTATTAATCTTGATGATGATCATTATACAGAATTGTGTGTTTGTTCTTCTGCTAGACCCAGTAATACTGCTATTAATAAAAGTTTGGATCACAAACAAACTCTCGAAAGTCAAAATCCAACAGATGCatcacaaaataatttattgcCACCCTCTAATACTAACACAAATCATGATTTGTTTAAAGAAGatgatgatgataataatggaTTTGACTTATTATCATACAGTAATACTGACGCCCAAAATTCAAGAAATAGCACAGCTACTGAGCAGGTTAGTGTTAATGAcgagaaaaataaattaaatcaaAATGCAGAGAGCAATAATAAATACGAATTACAAATTATGGGAAATCATTCAAATAGTGATAATACCTATCACAACATAATTATACCACCACAGGAGAAtcatatacaaaatatacataCTTCAATTCCTCAGTCTGTAACTAGCAATCCAACTCTAAATACAAATACaaatggaaatataaatggGAATACGGATGGAGATACAAATTCAACTCTAACTCCAAATCTAGATTTAAATCCAACTCAAACTTTAAACCCAAATGCTACAAACATAGAGGTTAAAGAACATCACTTTAGCACTAATGGaacagaaaataaaaatactaaGAAAGAACAAATGAGCACATcccaaataaaatataataaagatCCTAAAcatgataatattataagtGGAGATGTTAGCAGAAGTAATAATGATATCAATAGTGAAAATGCCAATAAATtggaaatatatgaatatgaaaatagaAACGTTAAAAAAACCagggaaaatataataatgctAGCCAACGAAAATGTATGCAATGGGAATCCCGGTTTAAAATACTGTGAatctataaataataaatattttcatggAGCATGCCCCAAAAGTCAAACCCAAAATCTTTGTTGCTCAATTTCAAATTATtgcataaaattttttaatataaattcgAATAACTATTATTCTTGTATGAACGAAGAGTTTATGGACCCATCTTATACCTGCTTTCAAAAAGGGAGCTATTCAAGTAagtaacaattttttagaaataaCATTGCTTCATTAATATAGAAATTGTATATTCCACTCATCCTTTAATTATCGTTGATATTCCATTacacatgcatatatatatgtatgcattTAATTATGTGCGCattcaatttttatttatttattttgtttagaTCAATACTACTATGCGGCAGGAggtataatatttgtaattatattcatttttgcGTCCATTGGTTTTTCTGGGAATAAGtaagttaaaaaatagaacgcattatattttccattaaTTTCGGAATAGTTTGTGGTTAGCCTCGTCTATAGGAGTGTTTATAATGCAGAAATGTGCAAGTAcacacacacatatattatatatatatatatatacatcgaatttaaaatttccCTCCCTTCAATAGATCCGAAGAAGAGGCATTCAATAATTATGAGGAATACTTACATAAATCCTATAATCAATCAATGTTGAGTAACggtaatatatttaattagaaaaatatatgtttgcACACGCAATTATGGATATGtgatatattaacaaaatacGAAACATTCGATGAATTTAtcttattttgtatttctttatttatttccttttaattattaattttttcatatagGTTTTAAACACGTGCAAGAATATATACCTGTagatttttattaacaaaacATTGAGTTGAAGCCTTATGCTCCCACCTAActtatatatgtgtatatattgtttttatattttttgtatgtaGCATcttgaattatataatatttaaattgtaccttatgaattatatatttttatttttgttattttggttaaatgttgttttttttgttaatatttgtataattcaatctattgtttttatgcttagcattgtttttatttttttgtaatattttatttttatttattattcttaaAATTATTGTCTCAGTAAAAATTATCTCAATATATACTTTTGAATCGATTaaaagcatatatatatcttagAAAAATCGAATCCTGCCATTTTCGATAGTAGAGTATGTTTAAAATGTGCTAAAATGTgagtttttaatttatggaaaggattattatttgtttattcaCAATAAATCcacataataaaataatgtttttttgaaatgtattacataaaaatcaaatatatatagatttgtgctatttttttaattaaaacgCGTTCAGTTGAAGTGTACAAACTTTACTATTGAGCGttattacatataaaataatatataaaaaaagaatcaaaaataatataaaaataaataaaatacaataccaaagaaaaaaaaattttaagttCAATATTATcgtattatttaatttttttactatgGAAGTGTGAATGTagattttttcttttatatgcCACCAAATTATATGAGTTTATGTAGTATgttttgcatatattaagagataattttcttatgttcttattatcatattataatttttaatatatgaaaacaTAAGGTTGcttattcttatttttatttctcaAGCAccttaaataaataaatatatatatatatatattaatttattacataATGGTATggataatattatttttaaaataagacacattatatattcattattaataCATACGCTGAGTTAAAATTTTGCACATATTTAAAtggtgaaaaaaaattgcatgtttcatatatatgaaaaattatatatatattacatatttcCTACCtctctatatataaaaattaagctgttctatatataatcattatatgtgaaaatgaattaatctacatatattttcctaTTTGTATGCATCacaattaattatttttttaagtagattattgtataatacaaaaaaaatacattttattttttcgttttttttgagAATCGTGTAACTGTTTTGAAACTTATGTTACTATACacgtaaaaataaaacacatTTAATTTGCGCCTATTTTCGTTTAAGCGTGTAATTACTGTGCACATAtagtattatataattaaaaaagtcGTAAACgtttttttacaataaataatatactacatatatacataaatactCGCGTTTTACCTTTTTGAGATTGTATAAAGATAccacaataaaaaattaatttaaaaagatAAGGAAAAAAcgtatacatatatatatttaatgcATACACCATACTTAAAAAATCAACGTCTTGAAAATGTTATGgaataaaatgtatatgcataaaaaataaaataaaacaatagcATATAGttaaatatagaaattaataagaagagaaaataataaaattaaataatttgtatgttaaaataaaaaatatataaaacattcCTTAAAATCTATATTATGTCATtaaattgatatatttcTCAATTGCAAACTTGTTTTGGGCACATATTAAACGAGAAtgttttacttttttaacatggctacaaataattaaataaaacataatattataaagatTATTTTCTG
This DNA window, taken from Plasmodium berghei ANKA genome assembly, chromosome: 13, encodes the following:
- a CDS encoding duffy-binding protein gives rise to the protein MKKTITYFSFALVIQYFLTTCSHEKKTVNLLKRTYASFQSSPLKNNSGNRILYELKESLYNIENGKLLDDLASKDNEIFWGKNHILPENSRSGSINSQQENNFLEIGTPETKKNNQSENKSPNGNYKDYFDKHPINECKEKDKNEIHAWICDDEKQNCVPSRRINLCTSRLEIIPDKIDIKDNEMKELLMDYFKQFIYKDAAREGELLLNKYNEKNNNEYCNDMINSFGDYKNIVEGTGLNNVANSNLLELKIQNIFGANDNGKRDRRNWWKRHEHIIWKAMVLGTNFNENSNYNNICINYKLEDYHSQIERWTREWIQEFGVQYFKEAIKINNKCTKKSIISTESICINNACKDECNTYETWISVNKSKWDALLQRFSEFNKNYFSEETCRDKAYNSLMIEFKEAYEVNFENVINLDDDHYTELCVCSSARPSNTAINKSLDHKQTLESQNPTDASQNNLLPPSNTNTNHDLFKEDDDDNNGFDLLSYSNTDAQNSRNSTATEQVSVNDEKNKLNQNAESNNKYELQIMGNHSNSDNTYHNIIIPPQENHIQNIHTSIPQSVTSNPTLNTNTNGNINGNTDGDTNSTLTPNLDLNPTQTLNPNATNIEVKEHHFSTNGTENKNTKKEQMSTSQIKYNKDPKHDNIISGDVSRSNNDINSENANKLEIYEYENRNVKKTRENIIMLANENVCNGNPGLKYCESINNKYFHGACPKSQTQNLCCSISNYCIKFFNINSNNYYSCMNEEFMDPSYTCFQKGSYSNQYYYAAGGIIFVIIFIFASIGFSGNKSEEEAFNNYEEYLHKSYNQSMLSNGFKHVQEYIPVDFY